A portion of the Streptomyces erythrochromogenes genome contains these proteins:
- a CDS encoding tetratricopeptide repeat protein codes for MRIFGKVRHRPSASWRQATDRAFTLIGDGRYEDAGALLTRAADLEPWLSESWFNLALLHKFRHDWEQARAAGLRAVALLDRETGAPDWWNVGIAATALQDWPLARRAWQAYGLKVPGDPHGSGNGEPVGMELGSAAVRLSPEGEAEVVWGRRLDPARLEVLSIPLPSSGRRWGEVVLHDGVPHGERVTAAGPSYPVFDEIELWAPSPVPTWVVLLEAATEADRDALEQLASDAGFAAEDWSSSVRLLCRTCSESEMPSDEGDGEHLDPHDHSEPGHPGPLGHRTAGSGSLWVPERECGIAAPAGLVRGLLDGWVADSPDSREWRDLEEVC; via the coding sequence CGGCGACGGGCGGTACGAGGACGCCGGCGCGCTTCTGACCAGAGCCGCGGACCTGGAGCCCTGGCTCTCCGAGTCCTGGTTCAACCTGGCCCTGCTGCACAAGTTCCGGCACGACTGGGAGCAGGCGAGGGCCGCCGGACTGCGCGCCGTGGCGCTGCTGGACCGCGAGACCGGCGCCCCGGACTGGTGGAACGTCGGGATCGCCGCCACCGCGCTCCAGGACTGGCCACTGGCCCGGCGGGCCTGGCAGGCGTACGGCCTGAAGGTGCCCGGCGACCCCCACGGCAGCGGGAACGGCGAACCGGTCGGCATGGAACTCGGCAGCGCCGCCGTGCGGCTCTCGCCGGAGGGCGAGGCCGAGGTGGTGTGGGGCCGCAGGCTGGATCCGGCCCGCCTGGAGGTCCTGTCGATCCCGCTGCCCTCCTCGGGGCGGCGCTGGGGCGAGGTCGTTCTCCACGACGGGGTCCCGCACGGCGAGCGGGTGACCGCGGCAGGCCCCTCGTACCCGGTGTTCGACGAGATCGAGCTGTGGGCGCCCTCGCCGGTGCCGACCTGGGTGGTGCTGCTGGAGGCGGCCACCGAGGCGGACCGCGACGCGCTGGAGCAGCTGGCCTCGGACGCGGGCTTCGCCGCCGAGGACTGGTCCTCGTCGGTGCGGCTGCTGTGCCGGACCTGCTCGGAGAGCGAGATGCCGAGCGACGAGGGCGACGGCGAGCACCTGGATCCACACGACCACAGCGAGCCGGGACACCCCGGGCCGCTGGGGCACCGTACGGCCGGCTCCGGCTCCCTGTGGGTGCCGGAGCGCGAATGCGGCATCGCCGCGCCGGCCGGACTCGTGCGCGGACTCCTCGACGGCTGGGTCGCCGACAGCCCGGACAGCCGCGAGTGGCGGGATCTCGAAGAAGTCTGCTGA
- the def gene encoding peptide deformylase, with product MAQQENQVVDGGEVVNDGYVVDTEDCEARELAHRERGTARPITVVGNPVLHRECKDVTEFGDELAQLIDDMFASQKAAEGVGLAANQIGVDAKVFVYDCPDDEGVRHTGVVVNPKLVELPAGSRVLDDSNEGCLSVPTAYASLARPDYAEVEGQDAQGNPIKVRGTGYFARCLQHETDHLYGYLYIDRLSKRDRKDALRQMAEGTPRYETVPNA from the coding sequence ATGGCGCAGCAGGAGAACCAGGTTGTCGATGGTGGCGAGGTCGTGAACGACGGGTACGTCGTGGACACCGAGGACTGTGAGGCGCGCGAGCTGGCCCACCGGGAGCGTGGCACCGCCCGCCCCATCACGGTCGTCGGCAACCCGGTCCTGCACCGCGAGTGCAAGGACGTCACCGAGTTCGGCGACGAGCTGGCCCAGCTGATCGACGACATGTTCGCCAGCCAGAAGGCCGCCGAGGGCGTGGGCCTGGCCGCGAACCAGATCGGCGTGGACGCCAAGGTCTTCGTCTATGACTGCCCGGACGACGAGGGAGTGCGCCACACCGGTGTCGTGGTCAACCCGAAGCTCGTCGAGCTCCCGGCCGGCTCGCGGGTGCTGGACGACTCCAACGAGGGCTGCCTGTCCGTCCCGACGGCGTACGCCTCGCTGGCCCGCCCGGACTACGCCGAGGTCGAGGGCCAGGACGCCCAGGGCAACCCGATCAAGGTCCGCGGCACCGGCTACTTCGCCCGCTGCCTGCAGCACGAGACCGACCACCTGTACGGCTACCTGTACATCGACCGGCTCTCGAAGCGGGACCGCAAGGACGCCCTGCGCCAGATGGCGGAGGGCACCCCGCGCTACGAGACCGTCCCCAACGCCTAG